A genomic region of Miscanthus floridulus cultivar M001 chromosome 3, ASM1932011v1, whole genome shotgun sequence contains the following coding sequences:
- the LOC136542497 gene encoding SURP and G-patch domain-containing protein 1-like protein isoform X1: MDKGLFTNDGSFMARFKQMQQEAQEKEKAAAAAASSAPKHANPKQGFALAANKRPFQLKKAGPVASAGKLAFSLKKAKVAVAPVFSADDEDEDAADVEREEPAKRQKSVQADAPVAAAPAGAVAPPPPNDMTVRQVADKLASFVAKNGRQFENITRQRNPGDTPFKFLFDKHCPDYKYYEYQLAEEEKALAQSQEAEASKSANSGIASFKAPGGTHRSSFEQKSNYQTPASALYGAYEGSSSQGSSSSYGDHMTPPSDPVALMEFYAKKAAQEERKRPPRQSKDEMPPPPSLQGTSATLFSLLKECRNFNVYSSTTNSCFAGPPKKGHHMGDFIPQEELEKFMARCNDAAAQKATKEAAEKAKIQADNIGHKLLSKMGWREGEGLGSERRGRADPIMAGDVKKDHLGVGAVQPGEVTSEDDIYEQYKKRMMLGYRYRPNPLNNPRKSYY, translated from the exons ATGGATAAGGGGCTCTTCACCAACGACGGCTCCTTCATGGCGAGGTTCAAGCAGATGCAGCAGGAGGCGCAGGAGAAGGAGAAGGCCGCTGCTGCCGCTGCCTCATCGGCTCCCAAGCATGCGAACCCAAAGCAGGGGTTTGCTCTTGCGGCGAACAAGAGGCCATTCCAGCTGAAGAAGGCTGGTCCGGTAGCCTCGGCTGGTAAGCTGGCCTTTAGCCTCAAGAAGGCCAAAGTCGCGGTTGCACCTGTCTTCTCAGCcgatgatgaggacgaggatgcCGCGGATGTGGAGAGGGAGGAGCCCGCCAAGCGCCAGAAATCTGTGCAAGCTGATGCTCCTGTGGCAGCTGCCCCGGCCGGGGCTGTTG CCCCACCCCCACCAAATGATATGACAGTGAGACAGGTCGCTGACAAATTGGCAAGCTTTGTTGCCAAAAATGGGAGACAGTTTGAGAATATCACACGGCAGAGGAATCCTGGAGATACACCATTCAA GTTTCTATTTGACAAACACTGTCCAGACTACAAATATTATGAGTATCAGCTTGCTGAAGAGGAAAAGGCTCTTGCTCAGTCACAGGAGGCTGAAGCATCAAAAAGTG CTAACTCTGGCATTGCAAGCTTCAAGGCACCAGGTGGTACACATAGAAGCTCATTTGAACAGAAGTCTAACTATCAGACACCTGCATCAGCTTTGTATGGTGCATATGAGGGTAGTTCTTCCCAAGGAAGCTCTTCTAGTTACG GTGATCATATGACTCCACCGTCAGATCCTGTAGCATTGATGGAATTCTATGCAAAGAAGGCTGCACAGGAAGAACGGAAGCGGCCACCAAGGCAGTCGAAAGATGAAATGCCACCACCTCCTTCTCTTCAAGGTACCTCTGCAACATTATTCTCCTTGTTGAAAGAATGTAGAAACTTCAATGTTTATTCCAGCACTACTAATTCTTGTTTTGCAGGTCCTCCTAAGAAGGGACACCACATGGGTGACTTCAttcctcaagaagaacttgaaaaGTTCATGGCACGCTGTAATGATGCTGCAGCACAAAAGGCTACCAAAGAAGCCGCCGAGAAGGCTAAGATTCAGGCAGACAATATCGGGCACAAACTTCTATCTAAGATGGGTTGGAGGGAAG GTGAGGGTCTTGGTAGCGAGAGAAGAGGCCGTGCAGATCCCATTATGGCTGGAGATGTGAAGAAGGATCATCTTGGTGTTGGCGCGGTCCAGCCTGGTGAGGTCACCTCTGAAGATGACATCTACGAGCAATACAAGAAGCGAATGATGCTTGGATACCGCTATAGGCCGAACCCTCTG AACAATCCAAGGAAATCATACTACTGA
- the LOC136542497 gene encoding SURP and G-patch domain-containing protein 1-like protein isoform X2 yields MDKGLFTNDGSFMARFKQMQQEAQEKEKAAAAAASSAPKHANPKQGFALAANKRPFQLKKAGPVASAGKLAFSLKKAKVAVAPVFSADDEDEDAADVEREEPAKRQKSVQADAPVAAAPAGAVAPPPPNDMTVRQVADKLASFVAKNGRQFENITRQRNPGDTPFKFLFDKHCPDYKYYEYQLAEEEKALAQSQEAEASKSANSGIASFKAPGGTHRSSFEQKSNYQTPASALYGAYEGSSSQGSSSSYGDHMTPPSDPVALMEFYAKKAAQEERKRPPRQSKDEMPPPPSLQGPPKKGHHMGDFIPQEELEKFMARCNDAAAQKATKEAAEKAKIQADNIGHKLLSKMGWREGEGLGSERRGRADPIMAGDVKKDHLGVGAVQPGEVTSEDDIYEQYKKRMMLGYRYRPNPLNNPRKSYY; encoded by the exons ATGGATAAGGGGCTCTTCACCAACGACGGCTCCTTCATGGCGAGGTTCAAGCAGATGCAGCAGGAGGCGCAGGAGAAGGAGAAGGCCGCTGCTGCCGCTGCCTCATCGGCTCCCAAGCATGCGAACCCAAAGCAGGGGTTTGCTCTTGCGGCGAACAAGAGGCCATTCCAGCTGAAGAAGGCTGGTCCGGTAGCCTCGGCTGGTAAGCTGGCCTTTAGCCTCAAGAAGGCCAAAGTCGCGGTTGCACCTGTCTTCTCAGCcgatgatgaggacgaggatgcCGCGGATGTGGAGAGGGAGGAGCCCGCCAAGCGCCAGAAATCTGTGCAAGCTGATGCTCCTGTGGCAGCTGCCCCGGCCGGGGCTGTTG CCCCACCCCCACCAAATGATATGACAGTGAGACAGGTCGCTGACAAATTGGCAAGCTTTGTTGCCAAAAATGGGAGACAGTTTGAGAATATCACACGGCAGAGGAATCCTGGAGATACACCATTCAA GTTTCTATTTGACAAACACTGTCCAGACTACAAATATTATGAGTATCAGCTTGCTGAAGAGGAAAAGGCTCTTGCTCAGTCACAGGAGGCTGAAGCATCAAAAAGTG CTAACTCTGGCATTGCAAGCTTCAAGGCACCAGGTGGTACACATAGAAGCTCATTTGAACAGAAGTCTAACTATCAGACACCTGCATCAGCTTTGTATGGTGCATATGAGGGTAGTTCTTCCCAAGGAAGCTCTTCTAGTTACG GTGATCATATGACTCCACCGTCAGATCCTGTAGCATTGATGGAATTCTATGCAAAGAAGGCTGCACAGGAAGAACGGAAGCGGCCACCAAGGCAGTCGAAAGATGAAATGCCACCACCTCCTTCTCTTCAAG GTCCTCCTAAGAAGGGACACCACATGGGTGACTTCAttcctcaagaagaacttgaaaaGTTCATGGCACGCTGTAATGATGCTGCAGCACAAAAGGCTACCAAAGAAGCCGCCGAGAAGGCTAAGATTCAGGCAGACAATATCGGGCACAAACTTCTATCTAAGATGGGTTGGAGGGAAG GTGAGGGTCTTGGTAGCGAGAGAAGAGGCCGTGCAGATCCCATTATGGCTGGAGATGTGAAGAAGGATCATCTTGGTGTTGGCGCGGTCCAGCCTGGTGAGGTCACCTCTGAAGATGACATCTACGAGCAATACAAGAAGCGAATGATGCTTGGATACCGCTATAGGCCGAACCCTCTG AACAATCCAAGGAAATCATACTACTGA
- the LOC136542498 gene encoding tubulin alpha-6 chain-like — MREIISIHIGQAGIQVGNACWELYCLEHGIEPDGTMPSDTSVGAAHDAFNTFFSETGSGQHVPRAIFVDLEPTVIDEVRTGSYRQLFHPEQLISGKEDAANNFARGHYTVGKEIVDLCLDRVRKLADNCTGLQGFLVFNAVGGGTGSGLGSLLLERLSVDYGKKSKLGFTIYPSPQVSTAVVEPYNSVLSTHSLLEHTDVAVLLDNEAIYDICRRSLDIERPTYTNLNRLISQIISSLTTSLRFDGAINVDVTEFQTNLVPYPRIHFMLSSYAPVISAEKAYHEQLSVPEITSAVFEPSSMMAKCDPRHGKYMACCLMYRGDVVPKDVNAAVATIKTKRTVQFVDWCPTGFKCGINYQPPSVVPGGDLAKVQRAVCMISNNTAVAEVFSRIDHKFDLMYAKRAFVHWYVGEGMEEGEFSEAREDLAALEKDYEEVGAEGADDEGDEGDDY; from the exons ATGAGAGAGATCATCAGCATCCACATCGGCCAGGCCGGGATCCAGGTCGGCAACGCCTGCTGGGAGCTCTACTGCCTCGAGCACGGCATCGAGCCCGATGGCACCATGCCCAG TGATACCTCGGTTGGCGCCGCACATGATGCCTTCAACACGTTCTTCAGTGAGACCGGTTCCGGCCAGCATGTGCCGAGGGCCATCTTCGTTGACCTTGAGCCCACTGTCATCGACGAGGTTCGCACTGGCTCGTACCGCCAGCTCTTCCACCCAGAGCAGCTCATCTCGGGGAAGGAGGATGCAGCTAACAATTTTGCCCGTGGCCACTACACTG TtgggaaggagattgtcgatctATGCCTGGACCGCGTGCGCAAGCTTGCAGACAACTGCACTGGGCTGCAGGGATTCTTGGTGTTCAACGCTGTTGGTGGTGGTACTGGCTCTGGACTTGGTTCACTGCTATTGGAGCGCCTTTCAGTTGATTATGGCAAGAAGTCTAAGCTCGGTTTCACCATTTATCCTTCCCCACAG GTGTCAACAGCTGTTGTAGAGCCATACAACAGTGTCCTCTCGACCCACTCCTTGCTTGAGCACACTGATGTTGCAGTCCTCCTGGACAACGAGGCTATCTATGACATATGCAGGAGGTCTCTTGACATCGAAAGGCCAACCTACACCAACTTGAACAGGCTGATCTCACAGATCATATCATCACTTACCACCTCCCTGAGGTTTGATGGTGCTATCAACGTGGATGTTACTGAGTTCCAGACCAACCTTGTTCCATACCCACGCATCCATTTCATGCTTTCCTCATATGCCCCTGTAATCTCTGCTGAGAAGGCCTACCATGAGCAGCTCTCTGTGCCTGAAATCACCAGTGCTGTCTTTGAGCCCTCAAGCATGATGGCCAAGTGTGACCCAAGGCACGGGAAGTACATGGCTTGCTGCTTGATGTACCGTGGTGATGTTGTTCCCAAGGATGTCAACGCCGCAGTTGCAACTATCAAGACCAAGAGAACTGTCCAGTTTGTGGACTG GTGCCCCACTGGATTCAAGTGTGGCATCAACTATCAGCCACCCTCTGTTGTCCCTGGAGGCGACCTGGCAAAGGTCCAGCGCGCCGTGTGCATGATCAGCAACAACACTGCCGTTGCCGAGGTGTTCTCGCGCATCGACCACAAGTTCGACCTTATGTATGCCAAGCGTGCATTCGTTCACTGGTACGTCGGTGAGGGTATGGAAGAGGGCGAGTTCTCAGAGGCCCGTGAGGACTTGGCTGCTCTTGAGAAGGACTATGAGGAAGTCGGCGCAGAGGGTGCAGATGACGAGGGTGACGAGGGAGACGATTATTGA
- the LOC136547019 gene encoding ethylene-responsive transcription factor ERN1-like yields the protein MELLHFQAQPPVFQLEDYSSYYYYYQQEAAAQAKPSKPRGRKKGSNNHSKFVGVRQRPSGRWVAEIKDTTQKIRMWLGTFETAEAAAKAYDEAARLLRGSDARTNFAPRISPDCPLAVRIRGLLHHKKIKKAKAAAASSSAAAAAAAKQQASSSPVPTSSNSNSHSHSTNSACGGGSSSSSSSSSSSAVSCDDAMAMQHGGIGALDAGEVYRPEFATAGAEEFDSWMFDSAFGQFPALDSFAAVDGAVPAAGTTEEPVAAATQGAEMAEFERIKVERRISASLYAMNGLQEYFDRVLDASACNSLWDLSPLCHH from the coding sequence ATGGAGCTCCTCCACTTCCAGGCGCAGCCACCAGTGTTCCAGCTCGAGGACTACAgcagctactactactactaccagcaggaggcggcggcgcaggcCAAGCCGTCCAAGCCACGGGGCCGGAAGAAGGGCAGCAACAACCACAGCAAGTTCGTCGGCGTCCGGCAGCGCCCGTCGGGCCGGTGGGTGGCGGAGATCAAGGACACCACGCAGAAGATCCGCATGTGGCTCGGCACCTtcgagaccgccgaggccgcgGCCAAGGCCTACGACGAGGCCGCCCGACTCCTCCGAGGCAGCGACGCCCGCACCAACTTCGCGCCGCGCATCTCTCCCGACTGCCCGCTCGCCGTCCGCATCCGCGGGCTCCTCCACCACAAGAAGATCAAGAAGGCCAAGGCCGCCGCCGCGAGCTCCTCcgcggccgctgccgccgccgccaagcaGCAGGCGTCGAGCTCCCCTGTTCCCACCTCAAGCAATAGTAATAGTCATAGTCATAGCACGAATAGTGCTTGTGGTGGtggctccagcagcagcagcagctccagctCCAGCAGCGCGGTCAGCTGCGACGACGCCATGGCCATGCAGCACGGCGGCATCGGCGCACTGGACGCCGGCGAGGTGTACCGGCCGGAGTTCGCCACCGCGGGTGCCGAGGAGTTCGATTCCTGGATGTTCGACTCGGCGTTCGGCCAGTTCCCGGCGCTGGACAGCTTCGCGGCCGTCGACGGCGCTGTCCCAGCCGCTGGCACCACGGAGGAGCCGGTCGCCGCCGCGACGCAGGGCGCCGAGATGGCCGAGTTCGAGCGGATCAAGGTGGAGCGGCGCATCTCGGCGTCGCTGTATGCTATGAACGGCCTGCAGGAGTACTTCGACCGGGTGCTCGACGCCTCCGCCTGCAACTCGCTCTGGGATCTCTCGCCGCTCTGCCATCATTAG